The following is a genomic window from Desulfatirhabdium butyrativorans DSM 18734.
ATACCCGATGACCAAAGCCCATGAGGCGGAATGGATCGTTCTTGTCCTTGGCGCGCATGACAGCCTTCTGAACGTCCCCCCCGTTTTTCTGGATATCCATCAGCATTTCAATAACGGACTGGTTGGCCCCGCCGTGAAGCGGACCCCAGAGCGCGGAAATGCCGGCGGATATTGCCGCATAGATGTTCACCTTGCCGCTTCCGACCATGCGGACCGTGGATGTCGAGCAATTCTGCTCATGATCGGCATGAAGAACCCAAAATACATTCAGTGCTTCTACCAGAGTATCGTCAATACGATACGGTTTGACGGGATTGTCGAACATCATGTTCAGAAAATTGGCGCAGTATGTCAGGTCCGGCCGCGGGTAGATGACCTTATGCCCCTTTGATATCTTGTAGGACATGGCCGCCATCGTCCGGATCTTGGACATCAGCCGCGCAACGATCAGGTTGAGTTCCTCCTCGTTGGTAATGCTGTAAGCAGGATAGAAACTTCGCAGGGCGGTAACCATCGATGCAAGGATGCCCATCGGATGGGAAGCCCTCGGAAAGTTCTGGAAAAAAGCCTGCATGTCTTCATGAATCAGGGAGTTGTCGTTCAGGAGAACCGAAAAATGGTTCAATTCCCGACGTGTCGGCAATGCACCATGAATAAGCAGATATGCCGTTTCGGTAAAGATGGACTTTTCGGCCAGTTCCTCGATGGAATATCCCCTGTAACGCAGGATTCCCCGCTCTCCGTCCATGAATGTGATGGCGCTCTGGCAGCTTCCCGTATTGGCATAGCCCGGATCGAAGGTGATCAGACCCGTTTTCTGTCTCAGCTTGCCAATATCGATGGCCAATTCGCCTTCGGCACCTTCGATGAGAGGCAGTTCAATGCATTTATCCCGATAAATCAATTTGACGGTTTCGCTCATATCTTACTCCAAAATCTGAAAACGAATTTTTCACCCAATCGCTGGTGGCTTCTGAAACAGCCTTCCCCCGATGCCGGCCAATGGCCGGGCGGGATACTGTTGCTGGATGCCTCCCGCCAAAAGGGGGATTTCGCAGACAAGAATCGAAAGAAGGAAGCACTCCCGATTGCCAACGAAATCGTCAATACGTGAAATCGAAGCCCATGTAGAGATCATGAAGGGCGGGCATGATGGATTCAGAGGCATCGCTGGCATTCGAGCGGATATCGTGCTGACCGACGATGTTGAATTGCCACCGATCGTTCAGTTGAATGCCAAGGCGCAATGCCATATCCCATGTGTTGAGGGAATCGGAAAATACCGATCTGGTGACATCCTCCTGATCGGCATAATGGATCGCCATATTCAGGGAATATCGGTTTCCCAGGGGGTTGAGCTGCGTGTTCAGACCGAATGTTCTTTTGGGGACTTCATAGCCTTGCCAACGCTCCGCCGGGTAATCGTAGATGAGCACAGAGGGTGTGATGGTCAACCAGGAACTGGGCTGGAAATCTCCGGAAAGTTTGTATCCCAGGCGATTGAGGGGTAAAGAAGCATCATCTTTGGAATCGGTTTTTACAGAAGGTCGAAAATCGATTGCCCCAGATCGCAAATCAGCAGGATTGAGCCAGGCATATTGCGGATAAACAGATTCATGAATTGCTGCCACATTGAGTTTGAAAGCGTCGTTTGCGGCTTTTGCGGCATAGGAGATTTCCACATGGTGTGTGCGCTGGGCATCGAGATAGGCCATGGCCTGCCTGTCGTTCAACCCCGGAAGCACATCTGATGAAGGCTGCCCTTTTTCAACCGGGATCTCGTTGCGCACGCTGGTGGAGAAATCATTTCTGGGTCCGATCGGTATATCCACACCGGCATCCATATCGAACGTTTCCTCAGGTCCCTTTCGATTGAATGCCATCACCCGCTTGGAGCCAACGAACCGCTTTTTCCAATAGTTTTCATCCAGGCTCGATATGGTCACTCCTTCGGAACTGCTGGCATGGACAAACTGGCCGTCTGAAAGGTACATGCCCACATGGTTGATGCGGTGATTTTTGGGATTTCGGAAGAAGACCAGATCCCCTGGTTCCATTTCCTCTTCGTCCACCCGATGCAGGCTCGAAAACTGGTATTGGGCAAGGGAATTGTGCGGAAGCTGTATGCCAAAATAACTGCGATAAAACTGGCTGACAAATCCCGAACAATCCATACCCTGTCTGGAGGTTCCGTTCGGTCTATAGGGAATTCCGAGATAATTTTGAATTTTATCTTCGAATTGCTCATCCGACATTCCGTAGACATGCAGAATCGGCTGCGCCGAGTTTTCAAACTTTGTCGATTTCAAATGACTGATCGGACTTGGACAGGTTCCAGCCTTCGCAGTCTGTGTGTGAATGGAAGTCTTGTGATGTTCTGTCGTTTTGGCGTGATGATTGGTTTTCGGTATCCTGGCTGTCTTTGCGGGCTTGGCGTGTTTCAGGATTTTGGTTGTTTTCAGTGACTTTACAGGCTTCGTTTTGCCCATTGAAATGGAAGGGCACAGAATCATCATGAAGATGCAGACCGCCATGGCAGTCCATACCGTCGAATTGCAGCGAATATTATCATGTATCATACGCATTTTCCCATTGGATTCCCCCGGCGAAGATGCCGGAAAAATCGTTTGCATCCGGGCACCGGCGGAAAGCATCGGAGGGAAGCTTATCCGTTCCGGCATTCATTTCTCCTTCAATATCATATTCTTGCTATAAAGCTGGCGATTCGCCCCCGATTAAAAAGACTTTACCCCCCCTTGTTGCAGACAGGTGAATCGCTGATTGAATGCCTTTATCGCACCCCGAACCTGCTTGTCAACCCCAAAGCGGGATGTGCGGGTGAGCGATACGACATCGAACGAAAGACCCCTTTCGGGTGCAACCTGAGCCGGAGGGCATGCTGTATCGCAAAATTGCCTGCCCTCCGGCGGCGTGCCGCTCCGAAGAGGGGATTTTCGTTCCGTCGCTATCGTATCCTGCTTCCATGGCGATCCGGCATCGCAGACAGCCGATACACCCGATCGATTCGAATGGTCAGCACATCAAACAACCATTTTCCTCCGTAATAGAGCATTCCCCGCTGCAGCAGAAACCATCCGGTCTGCCAGGCGATGGCCGCAGGGCTGGCCCGTCTGGCCATCCGATAGACGGTCAAAGGCAGACTGGCCCACTGATAGATATCCCATGCCTGACGGATACCTTTTGCAGACATTCGGGTAATCGGTGAATCGGCCCATTGACCCAAATGCATCAGTGTCGCCAATCGGACACCATGCAATCTTCTGAAAATCCCAAATCTTTCGGTTTCAGCCAGATATTGCAGAAGGCCTCCCGTTTCCTGCAGCAAAATGATGATCAATGCTTCCTCATCGGCGCAATCGCTGTTTGGAAAATAAACGGATGCCTTGTGTTGGATCACCTCCCAAACGGCGGATTTCCATTGCGTCCAGTTCGGTGAGCGAACCCATAGCCGCCCCTTGAGCAGACGCGACCGGATGGCGAGCAGTTGTGTATCCAGAGGTGGTTCTTCGGTGTTGTCCATCTGTTTCATTTCTTCCAGAACGGCTTCCATTTGCCGTTCTGTCGGCATCTGCTCACACAGCCGCCGATCATCGCCGTAAGCCATCAGCGCGTTCCGTCCGACAAACAACGTCATATCGACCAGAAAAAATCGCAAGGTTCTCCGATAGATCCATTGATTCATCCCCCGGATCGCCCAGGACAGTGGATCCATCAGCACAAGGAGCCGCAGATCGTTGAGACGGTGCAGCAAAATCCGATGGCGGATGGAAAATCGGATCAGCGGGTGATTGCGGATGCTCTGGTAACCGGCTATCGCTTGTCGAAAATGCCGTATCCGGATCCTTTTCAACCGGGAGAAAACGGGTCTTTCCAGAATTTCTCGAAGATGGCAGGAGATCGTATTGGCGCAGTACAGCAGACTTCCAACGGTAACCATAAGCTCGGGCTGCTCGGTTTCCGGATGAAAGCAGGCAGCGATGGAACGAAGGAAAGCGGGAAAGTCGGAAACGACCGAAAGACCGGTGGATGCCTCTCGCCATACCAGATCGCAGCGCCGCCAAACCACATCGATAGCCGCCTTCATGGGTTCATCGGCATCGTTGGCGCTGTCCCTGAGCGACTGCAATTCCTGACGGATGGATCGCCGCCAGTGAAACATTCCCCGAAGCTTCCAGCTCGCCAGAAGAATCAGCCCGGCAACGATCACCAGTATGCAGAGCAGGATCCATCGCACCAGGATCAGCGCAAACGAAATCGCTTCATGTAACGACAAACTTTCCATTTCCGACGGATTCTGTTATGAATTTCAGGAACGAAGAACTTCCGATAAACCCGTCAAAAATCCGGGCGGATACCAACCTCATCAGGATATTTTCCCTATGGCCGAGCTGTTCTATCGAGCGTTTCCATCATACCTGAAATCGCTTCATCAGGACAAGGACGCAAGTCCTTTTGCACCGGTGTATCTGTTGCATGGTGATGAAATGCTCTACAAATCGGCGCTGGATGATTTGCTTGACACGATGATGACTCCCGAAGACCGAATTACGCGGTTCGAATCCATGGAAGGCATCGCGGAAAACCTTTTCAGAGCCATCGAATCGATCCAGACGTTTTCGTTTTTTCCCGGCATCAAGGTCATCGGCTTTCTCGACACAAACATTTTTACAGAGCATCAGGAGCCATCCAAAACCTTCTCGAAGCTGCAGGAGGCCCTTTCCAGACAAGACTCCCGAAGTGCCGCCCATCATCTCGGAAAGCTTCTGGATGCCAGATCCCTCACTTTGGATTCGGCTGAATCCGACATTCTGGCGATTTTTACCGAATTCGGCATGAGCGAGAAGGACAGGTCCCTTCTTTCAGAGCTTCTCGCTTACGCCCGACAGCATCGTAGCGGCGATGGAATGGATTCGGCCATCCAACTGCTTGAAAAAGAGCTGATGCGCGGATTTCCCGAAGGCCATCACCTGATCCTGACTGCAGAAGCTATCGATCGGCGCAAATCCCTCTACAAACGCATTCTGGAAAAAGGCGTCGTTGTCGATTGCAGCGTCCCGAAGGACGTTTCGACAAAGGCTTCCCGTCAGGCCATGGAACCGATTGTGGATGGCGAAATCCAGCGGGTCCTTTCCGGTCACGGGAAACGGCTCTCCGGCCAGGCAAAGGCCGCGCTCATCGAGAAAACGGGTTATCATTTGCGCACAATCGCCTCGGAATTGGCCAAACTCGTGCAATATACCGGGAACCGCAAGGAAATCACGGCTGAAGATATCCGCCAGGCGGTCACCCGCTCCAAAACAGACCCCATCTATGTCTTTACCAATGCGCTTACCGATAAAAACCTGCCCCAGGCCCTCTCAGCCCTCGATGCCCTGCTCAACGGCGACCTCTTCCCGCCACAGATCATCGCGGCCATGCACAATCAGGTGCGTAAAATGATCGTTATCCGATCCTTTCTCGACAAGACCGGAGTTCAAGGTGATATGGATTTCAACACATTTCAGAATCGGATCCTCCCGCAAATTCAGGCATTCGACGATGCGCTGCAACTTCAGGTCAGCCAGTGGCATGCCATGCTTTCACCGCCGGATGAGCATCCACCATCAAGGAAATCGAAAAAAACGGCGGATTCATCCCGCAAGACCGAGTCTGTTCCGGGTCTCATGAAAAAAGGGCAAAATCCCTATCCGGTGTTTCTCTTGCTGAACAAAGTGCACCGTTTCACCTTGGCTCGTCTGGTGCGACTGCTTCAATTGCTGGGAGAAGCGGATGAAAAACTGAAATCCGGGACGCTTCATCCGCGGGCCGTCCTGGAGCATGTCGTTATGGCCTTCTGTATCGATGATGCTGCATTGACACCATAAGAAAGGATCACCGCCATGATGCGTAAAACCAAGATCGTCTGCACGATAGGACCTGCAAGCCGAGACCCGAAAATACTCGAAACGCTGATCCAGGAAGGCATGCAGGTGGCCAGGCTCAATTTCTCTCACGGCACCCATGCCGAGCACCTGGAAATGCTGACGCACATCCGCGCCATCTCCGATCAGCTTCAGCGCCCGGTTGCCGTGCTGCAGGATTTGTGCGGGCCCAAAATTCGCGTGGGCCAAATCGCCGATAACGGCATTCGGCTGGTTCCCGGCCAATCGATCATCCTCCGATCCGAAGAGGATACGCCGGCGCCCAAAGATCGAATTCCGGTTTCCTATCCTTCGCTTGCAGAAGATGTCCGGCCAGGCGATCGTATTTTGCTCTCCGATGGGATGATGGAAATTCAGGTCGAACGGATCGAAGGACTGGATGTTTTCTGCAAGGTCATCACCGGAGGGCTCCTGAGCTCGCACAAAGGCGTCAATCTGGTGACCGGAACCTTTCATGCGCCATCCCTGACGGAAAAGGACAAGGACGATCTTGCCTTCGGACTGGCGCACGGCGTCGATTTCGTGGCGCTTTCCTTCGTCCGGAAAGCTGCAGACATTCTGGATGTGAAACAGCGGATTCAGCAGGCAGGAAAGAACGTTCCCGTCATTGCCAAGATCGAAAAACACGAGGCCATCGATGCCATCGATGCCATCGTTGCGGCATCGGACGGCATCATGGTAGCCCGAGGGGATCTGGGCGTCGAAATCCCCCTCGAGCGCGTCCCGCACATTCAGAAAGAACTCGTTCGAAAAGCCCGGCATGCCGGAAAACCGGTGATCATCGCCACACAGATGCTGCGCTCCATGGTCGACAGCCCGAGGCCAACCCGGGCAGAGGCTTCGGATGTGGCCAATGCGGTTCTGGACGGGGCCGATGCCATCATGCTCTCCGAGGAATCGGCAAGCGGCAATTATCCGGTGGAGGCCGTTCGCTTCATGAGCCGGATCGCATCCAATGCCGAGGCTTATTATCCCTATCGCAGCGGGCTGGACACCACACCCGAAAAGGAAATCTCCGAATCCGTCGCCTTCGCCTCCTGCACCATCGCCGAACATCTGGATGCTGCAGGCATCGTCACGCCAACCCGATCGGGACTCACGGCCATGCAGGTCGCCCGATACCGACCCAGGCAGCCGATTCTCGCGCTCTCACCCGAGCTGGAAAGCATCCGGAAACTCTGTCTCGTCTGGGGATGTATTCCGATCTGGGTGCCGGATGCCACGGCTGAAGACGAGGCCGTCAGGAAAGCCAGCCAGATCGTCCTGGATGCGGGACTCGGAAAACCCGGCGATTTGATGGTTTTTACCGCCGGATATCCGGTGTGGGTTTCCGGATTGACCAACATGCTCCATGTCAAACGGTTGTAAGTTGGTTCATCCGGCAATTTTCATCCAGAACACATAGGTCAGCGCCGAAAGCAGGGTATTGATGGAAATGGCTGCAACGGCCAGCTCCGTATCCCCATCGATTTCCCGGGCCATCACGTATGCAAGGGTCGCCGTAGGCGCGGCCAGAAGGATCAGCGCAGGCATATAGCTTTGGGGCGCTTTTCCCATCAGTTGAAAACCGAGGAATCCCGCGGCAGGCATCACCATGAGCTTCAAGGCGCCACTGCCCAGCGCGGCGGCCAGTTTGAGCCACACCACATCGAAGCTCAGGGAGGCGCCGATAATCAGCAGAGCGAGCGGCAGCGACATGCCCGCCAGAATCTGAAGGGACTGATCGATGATTTTGGGAATCGGTACACCCAGCCAGGAAACGAGCATCCCCGCCATCGATGAAAAAATGACCGGATTCCCCAAAATCCGTTTCAGGATCACCCTGCTGTTTCCCTTGATTTCGGGACGATCCGAAAAGAACTGCAGGATGAACACCGCCAGGATGTTCTGCAGGATCATGATGAAGCCCGCATAAATGCTGGCCTTGGTGAGCCCGGCCTGGCCCAGCGCGTAATAGGATACGGCAAGACCGATGTATCCGAGATTGCCGTGGCAGGATGTTTGGACGAAAGTTCCTCTTCCGGAAAATTTTCCCGGTTCCCGGGGGGAAATCAGGAAAGCCAGCCCCCAGGAAAGCAGAAACACGACGAAAATGGCTGCCAGACTGATCGAAAGAATCCCCAGA
Proteins encoded in this region:
- a CDS encoding AEC family transporter, whose translation is MIEILATIAPIFVIILLGLAARKMGFVPTEFLAPANRLVFYIAIPAIIFRSISKASLHQEFDLGILSISLAAIFVVFLLSWGLAFLISPREPGKFSGRGTFVQTSCHGNLGYIGLAVSYYALGQAGLTKASIYAGFIMILQNILAVFILQFFSDRPEIKGNSRVILKRILGNPVIFSSMAGMLVSWLGVPIPKIIDQSLQILAGMSLPLALLIIGASLSFDVVWLKLAAALGSGALKLMVMPAAGFLGFQLMGKAPQSYMPALILLAAPTATLAYVMAREIDGDTELAVAAISINTLLSALTYVFWMKIAG
- the pyk gene encoding pyruvate kinase, which produces MMRKTKIVCTIGPASRDPKILETLIQEGMQVARLNFSHGTHAEHLEMLTHIRAISDQLQRPVAVLQDLCGPKIRVGQIADNGIRLVPGQSIILRSEEDTPAPKDRIPVSYPSLAEDVRPGDRILLSDGMMEIQVERIEGLDVFCKVITGGLLSSHKGVNLVTGTFHAPSLTEKDKDDLAFGLAHGVDFVALSFVRKAADILDVKQRIQQAGKNVPVIAKIEKHEAIDAIDAIVAASDGIMVARGDLGVEIPLERVPHIQKELVRKARHAGKPVIIATQMLRSMVDSPRPTRAEASDVANAVLDGADAIMLSEESASGNYPVEAVRFMSRIASNAEAYYPYRSGLDTTPEKEISESVAFASCTIAEHLDAAGIVTPTRSGLTAMQVARYRPRQPILALSPELESIRKLCLVWGCIPIWVPDATAEDEAVRKASQIVLDAGLGKPGDLMVFTAGYPVWVSGLTNMLHVKRL
- the holA gene encoding DNA polymerase III subunit delta → MAELFYRAFPSYLKSLHQDKDASPFAPVYLLHGDEMLYKSALDDLLDTMMTPEDRITRFESMEGIAENLFRAIESIQTFSFFPGIKVIGFLDTNIFTEHQEPSKTFSKLQEALSRQDSRSAAHHLGKLLDARSLTLDSAESDILAIFTEFGMSEKDRSLLSELLAYARQHRSGDGMDSAIQLLEKELMRGFPEGHHLILTAEAIDRRKSLYKRILEKGVVVDCSVPKDVSTKASRQAMEPIVDGEIQRVLSGHGKRLSGQAKAALIEKTGYHLRTIASELAKLVQYTGNRKEITAEDIRQAVTRSKTDPIYVFTNALTDKNLPQALSALDALLNGDLFPPQIIAAMHNQVRKMIVIRSFLDKTGVQGDMDFNTFQNRILPQIQAFDDALQLQVSQWHAMLSPPDEHPPSRKSKKTADSSRKTESVPGLMKKGQNPYPVFLLLNKVHRFTLARLVRLLQLLGEADEKLKSGTLHPRAVLEHVVMAFCIDDAALTP
- a CDS encoding citrate synthase, which produces MSETVKLIYRDKCIELPLIEGAEGELAIDIGKLRQKTGLITFDPGYANTGSCQSAITFMDGERGILRYRGYSIEELAEKSIFTETAYLLIHGALPTRRELNHFSVLLNDNSLIHEDMQAFFQNFPRASHPMGILASMVTALRSFYPAYSITNEEELNLIVARLMSKIRTMAAMSYKISKGHKVIYPRPDLTYCANFLNMMFDNPVKPYRIDDTLVEALNVFWVLHADHEQNCSTSTVRMVGSGKVNIYAAISAGISALWGPLHGGANQSVIEMLMDIQKNGGDVQKAVMRAKDKNDPFRLMGFGHRVYKTYDPRAKIMKRMCDKVLRKLKISDPLLDIALKLEEIALQDSYFIDHNLYPNVDFYSGIVLRAMGIPTNMFTVMFAIGRLPGWIAQWKESLDDPKWRLSRPRQIYIGNTVQKYIPIDEREVAGQS
- a CDS encoding C40 family peptidase; translated protein: MIHDNIRCNSTVWTAMAVCIFMMILCPSISMGKTKPVKSLKTTKILKHAKPAKTARIPKTNHHAKTTEHHKTSIHTQTAKAGTCPSPISHLKSTKFENSAQPILHVYGMSDEQFEDKIQNYLGIPYRPNGTSRQGMDCSGFVSQFYRSYFGIQLPHNSLAQYQFSSLHRVDEEEMEPGDLVFFRNPKNHRINHVGMYLSDGQFVHASSSEGVTISSLDENYWKKRFVGSKRVMAFNRKGPEETFDMDAGVDIPIGPRNDFSTSVRNEIPVEKGQPSSDVLPGLNDRQAMAYLDAQRTHHVEISYAAKAANDAFKLNVAAIHESVYPQYAWLNPADLRSGAIDFRPSVKTDSKDDASLPLNRLGYKLSGDFQPSSWLTITPSVLIYDYPAERWQGYEVPKRTFGLNTQLNPLGNRYSLNMAIHYADQEDVTRSVFSDSLNTWDMALRLGIQLNDRWQFNIVGQHDIRSNASDASESIMPALHDLYMGFDFTY